The stretch of DNA GGCGTAGTGCAGCCGCATGAAGCGGTGATGTTGTTGATAATCAGTGGAAACTTGCCAGTGTTCGTGAACTTGAACACGTGTTCAGCAGTATCACCTTCTATCATGTTGCCGAAGTCGTAAATGCCTTTTTCTGCGAACGTGATTTTAGGCAATTTGTCTGAGATCGTAGCTTGAGCCGATTCGCCCTGTTGCCGGTTATCGCAGCCGACCAGGGTTAATCCGCCGAGAAGAAGCAGGAAGAGGTACTGTTTCATAGCAGTGTTCTCAGTGAACAGTCATCAACCAACAGCCAACAGTTGGTCGAAACGTACAGTTTCGCTGTTGGTTGTTGGTTGATGACTGTTCACTGCTTAGGCGTTTTGCTGTTTAATCTGGGCCATGAGCCGGTCAACGTCTTCGAGCAGGCGTTCGGCTTTTTCACGGGCGTCGTTTACAACGCGCTGCCCTTCATTTTTCGACAAATTTTCGGGCAGGTCTGCTGAAGTCATCAGTTCGTTGAGCAGTTGCTCCAACTGTTCGCGGTACTTCGAGAGCCGGAACGACAGCCGGTCGCGCGTGACCATGCCCTTTTCGGGCGCGAACAACATACCAATCGCCGTGCCGACCCCAATGCCGACCAGCATAAACGTTACATCACGAGCAATGCGGTTCATCGTTATAAGAGTTGTAGTGTTGTAAGGTTGGATAGTTATAAGGTTGTTGTGCTGAGTCTGGCATAACTTTACAACTTTATAACAATATAACCTTACAACTCACTTGTTATCTAAAAGGCCCCGTCCGCTTTTCCGCAGGCGACCCGACGCTTGCAGCTTCTCGGAGAGGTTATCTAAAATTCCATTGACAAACTTACCGCTTTTGGGCGTACTGTACGACTTTGCCAGTTCGATATATTCGTTAATGGTCACTTTCACGGGAATGTTTGGGAAGCTAAGTAGCTCACAAACTGCCAGTTTCAGAATAATCATATCCAGCATTGCCACGCGTTCAACGTCCCAGTTTTGCAGTTGGTCGGCCAGCATGGTTTCATAGTCGTCGTTGTTATCGATAAAATTATCGAACAATGTGGTCAGGAAACGCTCATCCTCTTCCCAGTCGTCGGTCAGCGGTTCGAGTTTCAGCCCACCCGCGCTCGTTGCCGATTTGAGCGTTCGGATTGCCAGCCCGCGTACAACTTCGCTGTTTTCGGCCCAGCTCAAATCAATTTCGGCCAGAAAATCGCGAATAATTTCGTGCTTGAACACCAACGTGCGAAGTACGTACTGAATTAACGTCTGATCTTCGTCTGGCGTATGCGTTTTCTGTTCGCAATAGGCGCGGTAGGTCTCGTCGGTTTTCAGCACTTCGCGCAGGGCTTTGCGAATAAACCCCAACTCGTCGGCCCACGAAACGCCGTGGCGAACGGCTTCGTTTTGCAGCGGCTGATGCGCGGCCAACGCCTGCACCACCGTGTTGTCGTTCAGCGTCGATGCAAATGGGAAGGGGGTTTCGTCAACATCGCGGTACTGCCGTTCACTATCGATACGGGCGGCATGGCCCAACTCAACCAGCAGCAATAAAATACGCAGGTAATCTTCGTAGATGCCATTCACCTGCCGAATCATCATCTGGGCGAGGTGTTGACGGTCTTTTTTAGCGCGGATGCGGTAGAATAGCAGCCCGTCGTTAGCGGCTTTCAGGACGCTGGCGGGCGCGTCGTCGTCCTGAGCGGGCTGATTGGTTTTAACGGCTTCTTCAAACAGCAGACCCGCCAGTTTACGATACCCTTCCAGTTGCGGCTTATTCTGCGGCTTCATGGAGTTGAGATCGGGTTGAAACAGATCGGCGATGCCATCGAGGGCTAATTGCTGGTTTGAAGCCCGCGCCTGTTCGAGCGCGTACACGGCCTGCATTACTTTAATACGAAGGAGTCGCCGGTTCAACATGGTGTTTCTGCGGAGTTAGTTTGCCGATAAATAAAAGAACATCTGAAATTGCGGGCGCAAAGATACGAATTTTTCCCCGCCCAACCGTGTTCCCCTGAAAAACGCGGCCTGTTTGTGAAAGCACTTTCCTACCTCAATAAATATCTCCTCAAATACAAATGGTATCTGATTTGGGGAACGGTATTTACAATTATATCCAACCTCTTCGGCATTTTTCCGGCGCAACTGGTTCGATACGCGCTCGACCTCGTTCGCGAAACCCTCGACGTGTATTACCTCTATGATCAGTCGCCGTTGCAGGCGTCGCTCTATGATGTTTTTGCATTCAGTTTGTTGCTGTTTGCGGGTGGCACGCTCGTGATGGCGTTACTGAAAGGCTTTTTCCTGTTTTTGGTGCGCCAAACGCTTATCGTGATGTCGCGGCACGTAGAATACGACCTGAAAAACGAAATCTACGACCACTACCAAACGCTGCCGCTCAGTTTTTACCGCCAGCACAACACGGGCGATTTGATGGCCCGCATTTCGGAAGACGTGGGAAAGGTGCGGATGTACATCGGGCCAAGTATTATGTACGGCCTGAACCTGATAGTGCTGTTCATTCTGGTTATCACCTACATGGTTAGCATTAACGCCCGGTTGTCGCTGTACGTGCTGCTGCCGTTGCCAGTGCTATCGGTCGCAATTTATTTAGTCAATAACATCATCATTCGGCGGTCGGAAGAAATTCAGCGCAGCTTATCGAAGTTATCGACGTATGTGCAGGAAGCGTTTTCGGGTATTCGCGTGCTGAAAGCGTTTGTACAGGAAGAAAATTCGGCGCAGAAGTTTGAACTCGAAAGCGATCAGTACCGCCAGAAATCGCTCGGCCTGACCCGCGTCGATTCGCTGTTTTTCCCGATTGTTGCCATTCTGGTGGGTCTGAGCAACGTGCTTGTCGTGTATGTGGGCGGGCAGGAAATTCTGGCCGGTCGGCTCACTCCGGGCAACATCACCGAGTTCATTCTGTACGTCAATATGCTGACATGGCCCGTGATGGCCCTCGGCTGGACCACGAGCCAAACCCAACGGGCCGCAGCCTCGCAGGAGCGCATCAACGAGTTTCTGAATATCAGAACTGACATCGTTTCTAAGAAAAACATAACCCATACCATTCAGGGCGAAATCGAGTTTAAAAACGTGCGGTTCGTGTATCCTGATTCGGGCATTGTGGCCGTCAAAAACTTCTCGATGCACGTGCGGGCGGGCGAAACCGTCGCCATTCTGGGTACAACGGGTTCGGGCAAAAGTACGCTGGCGAACCTGCTCACGCGGATGTATGACGTGAGTGCAGGCGAGATTTGTATCGACGGGGTTTCGATTCAGGATTACAACCTGACCAACCTGCGCGAACAGATGGGCTACGTGCCGCAGGATGTGTTCCTGTTCTCTGAAACCATCAGCAACAACGTGCGCTTTGGCAAACCCGACCTGCCGCAGGCCCGCGTCGAACAGGCCGTGCGCGACGCCGATTTGTACCAAAACGTGGTCGATTTTCCTGAAGGCTTTGAAACACGGGTAGGCGAACGGGGCGTTACGTTGTCGGGGGGGCAGAAGCAGCGGCTGAGCATTGCCCGCGCCATTGCCCGCAACCCAAAGATTCTGATCCTGGACGATTGTCTGTCGGCGGTGGATACCAACACCGAAAACATCATTTTGAACAATCTCCGGCGCATCATGGCCGACCGCACGTCGGTGGTGATTTCGCACCGCGTTTCGTCGGCCAAACTCGCCGACTACATCATCATGCTCGATGATGGTGCAATTGTTGAAGAAGGCACCCACGACGACCTCCTGGCCCGCAACGGTGCGTACCGCGAACTCTACGACAAGCAGTTGCAGACGGAGGAGGTGTAGATTTATAGATGAGTACGAAGAAAATCGTCAAACAGCATAATGCGACGAAACCCTCTTGAGCGAGCTTCTCTATAGATAGGTTGGTCGCGTGTGAGCAGAACGCCGTTTAGTTGAATAGCTAAAGCCAGATAAGCTACGTCTTTCGGGTCTGTTTCTCCTATCAATCGTGTGGATTCACGCAAGGCATAATCACTCAAATAGTAAGTAGGCAGAATAGTAAGTGGTTGAAAAATAGCAATCGTGAACC from Spirosoma montaniterrae encodes:
- a CDS encoding DUF1573 domain-containing protein, whose product is MKQYLFLLLLGGLTLVGCDNRQQGESAQATISDKLPKITFAEKGIYDFGNMIEGDTAEHVFKFTNTGKFPLIINNITASCGCTTPEWPREPVAPGESSSVKVRFNSRGKMGQQNKTITIFANTDPAMTDLQFKAMVNPRPDSVKTS
- a CDS encoding YtxH domain-containing protein, translated to MNRIARDVTFMLVGIGVGTAIGMLFAPEKGMVTRDRLSFRLSKYREQLEQLLNELMTSADLPENLSKNEGQRVVNDAREKAERLLEDVDRLMAQIKQQNA
- the nusB gene encoding transcription antitermination factor NusB, producing MQAVYALEQARASNQQLALDGIADLFQPDLNSMKPQNKPQLEGYRKLAGLLFEEAVKTNQPAQDDDAPASVLKAANDGLLFYRIRAKKDRQHLAQMMIRQVNGIYEDYLRILLLLVELGHAARIDSERQYRDVDETPFPFASTLNDNTVVQALAAHQPLQNEAVRHGVSWADELGFIRKALREVLKTDETYRAYCEQKTHTPDEDQTLIQYVLRTLVFKHEIIRDFLAEIDLSWAENSEVVRGLAIRTLKSATSAGGLKLEPLTDDWEEDERFLTTLFDNFIDNNDDYETMLADQLQNWDVERVAMLDMIILKLAVCELLSFPNIPVKVTINEYIELAKSYSTPKSGKFVNGILDNLSEKLQASGRLRKSGRGLLDNK
- a CDS encoding ABC transporter ATP-binding protein produces the protein MKALSYLNKYLLKYKWYLIWGTVFTIISNLFGIFPAQLVRYALDLVRETLDVYYLYDQSPLQASLYDVFAFSLLLFAGGTLVMALLKGFFLFLVRQTLIVMSRHVEYDLKNEIYDHYQTLPLSFYRQHNTGDLMARISEDVGKVRMYIGPSIMYGLNLIVLFILVITYMVSINARLSLYVLLPLPVLSVAIYLVNNIIIRRSEEIQRSLSKLSTYVQEAFSGIRVLKAFVQEENSAQKFELESDQYRQKSLGLTRVDSLFFPIVAILVGLSNVLVVYVGGQEILAGRLTPGNITEFILYVNMLTWPVMALGWTTSQTQRAAASQERINEFLNIRTDIVSKKNITHTIQGEIEFKNVRFVYPDSGIVAVKNFSMHVRAGETVAILGTTGSGKSTLANLLTRMYDVSAGEICIDGVSIQDYNLTNLREQMGYVPQDVFLFSETISNNVRFGKPDLPQARVEQAVRDADLYQNVVDFPEGFETRVGERGVTLSGGQKQRLSIARAIARNPKILILDDCLSAVDTNTENIILNNLRRIMADRTSVVISHRVSSAKLADYIIMLDDGAIVEEGTHDDLLARNGAYRELYDKQLQTEEV
- a CDS encoding PIN domain-containing protein; the protein is MSYIIDANVLMGALISGKSFYKTVFQQLNPLLPQFALTEIEKYSETIINKSKLKDDELKRFTIAIFQPLTILPTYYLSDYALRESTRLIGETDPKDVAYLALAIQLNGVLLTRDQPIYREARSRGFRRIMLFDDFLRTHL